In Malassezia japonica chromosome 2, complete sequence, one DNA window encodes the following:
- the IDH2_1 gene encoding isocitrate dehydrogenase (NADP(+)) (EggNog:ENOG503NVZ4; COG:C) codes for MSASQKIKVANPVVELDGDEMTRIIWKKIRDDLILPFLDVDLKYYDLSIENRDQTDDKVTVEAAEAIQKYKVGVKCATITPDEARVEEFKLKKMWLSPNGTIRNILGGTVFREPIVLNKIPRPVPGWTKPICIGRHAFGDQYRCQNFVVPDAGKLTITFTPENGGEKIEHHVYDYPKDGGVAMAMYNTTESITGFAHACFKVAIEKQMPLYLSTKNTILKAYDGKFKDIFQDLYDNKYKPEFEKLKIWYEHRLIDDMVAQAIKGDGGFVWACKNYDGDVESDIVAQGYGSLGMMTSELITPAGDLIESEAAHGTVTRHYREHQKGNETSTNSVASIYAWTRGLIFRGKLDGNQDLVDFARALEEACTESIDKDGVMTKDLAYSIHGKNMKREHYVTTFEFLDHVKQLLRNKLHTQGKTHL; via the exons ATGTCCGCTT CCCAAAAGATTAAGGTTGCCAACCCCgttgtcgagctcgacggcgatgAGATGACGCGTATTATCTGGAAGAAGATCCGCGACGAT CTCATCCTCCCCTTCCTCGACGTGGACCTGAAGTACTATGACCTGAGCATCGAGAACCGTGACCAGACCGACGACAAGGTCACGGTCGAGGCCGCAGAGGCCATCCAGAAGTACAAGGTCGGTGTCAAGTGCGCCACCATCACccccgacgaggcgcgcgtggaGGAGTTCAAGCTCAAGAAGATGTGGCTCTCGCCCAACGGCACCATCCGCAACAtcctcggcggcaccgTTTTCCGCGAGCCCATCGTCCTTAACAAGATCCCCCGCCCGGTCCCTGGCTGGACTAAGCCCATCTGCATTGGCCGCCACGCGTTCGGCGACCAGTACCGCTGCCAGAACTTTGTGGTGCCCGACGCGGGCAAGCTCACGATCACCTTTACGCCCGAGAACGGCGGCGAGAAGATCGAGCACCACGTGTACGACTACCCCAAGGACGGCGGTGTGGCGATGGCCATGTACAACACCACCGAGTCGATCACCGGATTTGCGCACGCCTGCTTCAAGGTCGCGATCGAGAAGCAGATGCCCCTGTACCTCTCGACCAAGAACACGATCCTGAAGGCGTACGACGGCAAGTTCAAGGACATTTTCCAGGACCTCTACGACAACAAATACAAGCCCGAGTTTGAGAAGCTCAAGATCTGGTACGAGCACCGCCTGATCGACGACATGGTCGCCCAGGCCATCAAGGGCGACGGTGGCTTCGTGTGGGCGTGCAAGAACTACGACGGTGACGTCGAGTCCGACATTGTCGCCCAGGGCTACGGCTCGCTGGGCATGATGACCTCGGAGCTGATCACCCCCGCCGGCGACCTCATCGAGAGCGAggctgcgcacggcacCGTCACGCGCCACTACCGCGAGCACCAGAAGGGCAACGAGACGAGCACCAACTCTGTTGCCTCGATCTACGCCTGGACCCGTGGCCTGATCTTCCGCGGGAAGCTCGACGGCAACCAGGACCTGGTCGACTTTgcccgcgcgctcgaggaggcctGCACCGAGTCCATCGATAAGGATGGCGTGATGACCAAGGACCTCGCCTACTCGATCCACGGCAAGAACATGAAGCGCGAGCACTACGTGACCACGTTCGAGTTCCTGGACCACGTCAAGCAGCTCCTCCGGAACAAGCTCCACACCCAGGGCAAGACGCACCTCTAA